Proteins from a genomic interval of Papaver somniferum cultivar HN1 chromosome 4, ASM357369v1, whole genome shotgun sequence:
- the LOC113272611 gene encoding glutamic acid-rich protein-like translates to METSSSSSNSSDYDYYYSSSSSEEDSKASAAKARANVKHNTPLNDRRVTYDELMKKEAEDDRLDDYRRRKHEVRRRMLAAEEKLRSRADGVPSDSYASEDEPVWMPRDHKIKPDRRTREIEKLVQADLEAEREKEDYWEIMDNDHDIHPDFVNSSNDYSDEELEEDSAKDDDDESDNSDKSDDSDESDD, encoded by the coding sequence ATGGAgacttccagcagcagcagcaacagcagtgattatgattattattACTCCTCCAGCTCTTCTGAAGAGGATTCCAAAGCTTCTGCAGCCAAAGCGCGAGCCAATGTGAAACATAATACGCCTCTCAATGACCGGAGAGTCACTTATGATGAGCTCATGAAGAAAGAAGCTGAGGATGACAGGTTGGATGATTATCGACGAAGGAAGCACGAAGTCCGGCGCAGAATGTTAGCAGCTGAGGAGAAACTTCGATCTCGAGCTGATGGTGTACCCTCAGATTCTTATGCTTCAGAAGACGAACCCGTGTGGATGCCACGGGATCACAAGATTAAACCGGACCGACGTACCAGGGAGATTGAGAAACTGGTTCAAGCTGACCTTGAAGCCGAGCGTGAAAAAGAAGATTACTGGGAAATAATGGACAACGATCATGATATTCATCCAGACTTCGTCAATAGCTCTAATGATTATTCCGATGAAGAACTCGAAGAAGATTCCgcgaaagatgatgatgatgaatccgaCAATTCTGACAAATCTGATGACTCTGACGAATCTGATGATTAG
- the LOC113272612 gene encoding uncharacterized protein LOC113272612 has protein sequence MRDAQLRYPKAERACLALVHAIQRFRHYLLSNRVVLVAKDDPIKFLLSKPALIGRPTKWLLQISELDIACVPCKAIKGQAVADLLATFPWEDTTLLHEEVPGEFPEISVIQEEIWLLYFDGSATPSNDTGGAGVVLDSAEYKTFLLGLSHSFKMDFHCTNNSEEYKTFLLGLSLAKQAGAKHLEIRGDSKLLVNQMNGEYSLKEVTLAPFRAEAQRLLTHFYDAIIVHTGRTKNRHVDGLATLASKPQFEGSEKSITVQRRSIPSTWLTQVEDIQSNDWRTPIIHELSSFLTEGKISLKELKNFFLLHGVLYYRLMDPCHDALETRK, from the coding sequence atgagggatgctcaactccgatacccaaaggctGAAAGAGCGTGTCTAGCATTGGTTCACGCAATTCAGAGATTCAGACATTATCTTTTGTCAAATAGAGTTGTGTTGGTGGCCAAAGATGATCCCATAAAATTCCTACTGTCGAAACCTGCATTAATTGGAAGGCCGACAAAATGGCTACTTCAGATCTCAGAGTTAGACATAGCATGTGTCCCATGTAAagcaatcaaaggacaagcagttgcagacCTACTTGCTACTTTCCCCTGGGAAGACACTACATTGCTGCATGAAGAAGTTCCTggtgagtttccagaaatctCGGTCATCCAGGAAGAAATATGGCTATTATATTTCGATGGGTCCGCCACCCCGAGTAACGATACTGGAGGAGCAGGAGTTGTGCTAGATTCAGCGGAATACAAAACTTTCCTCCTAGGATTATCACATTCTTTCAAGATGGATTTTCACTGCACTAACAATTCAGAAGAATACAAAACTTTCCTCCTAGGATTATCcttagccaagcaagcaggagcgaaGCATCTGGAGATTAGAGGAGACTCAAAGTTGTtggtcaatcagatgaatggCGAATACTCTCTCAAGGAAGTAACACTCGCTCCATTCAGGGCTGAAGCACAAAGGCTGCTAACTCATTTCTATGATGCAATAATTGTGCATACTGGCCGCACCAAAAACAGACACGTTGATGGCTTGGCGACTCTTGCATCCAAACCGCAATTTGAAGGGTCCGAGAAGTCCATCACTGTGCAACGACGTTCTATACCATCCACCTGGCTTACTCAAGTCGAAGACATTCAATCAAACGACTGGCGTacgcccatcattcatgaattgagcagttttCTTACAGAAGGAAAAATCAGTCTCAAAGAGTTGAAAAACTTTTTTCTACTACACGGAGTATTGTATTATCGCCTGATGGATCCTTGTCACGATGCCTTGGAGACGAGGAAGTAG